In a genomic window of Streptomyces koelreuteriae:
- a CDS encoding ATP-binding protein, with amino-acid sequence MAHGLRQPITEHRPLLERDEELQAIDHALAGLRDTVDGVPRVPRGGLLAFTGEAGLGKTTLIAAARARAAAQGFTVFSGKGGENEQGLAFRVVRQVMQPVLAQMSGPERRDFLGSWYDIVGAALGLEATDTARMPDPTGVRDGLDWVMTRLTMLNSPVVLLLDDLHWADAESLDWLASFAPRVADLPLLVVAGYRPDELPSDAPSFRTLVERHEQRPHVLSPLGEAGVARIIREEVGEEAEDEFCGACWTVTNGSPFETVELAIRLRERRLRGTRDEVPVMRDLAAAVKGPGLIERLKRLGPSTVRFAWAGAVLGGPFEAEAAADLAVVGSAEAMEATEKLRACRILRDAYEAAGALEFVHPLIATTVYRDIPSGLRVGMHDAAANAARTVESSPTAAARHLLEVPCDARPETVACLRAAAREYLRAGAPEAARRVLTRALREPPPAADRAALLHELASSTFLIEPTATVSHLREALKEPGIEPDLRASMVYLLTQALAHTDRLTEAATVAADEARRATNPRVRLRMQADHFVWSAFRADEPDSSARSRRLAKLAGMLTGRGLEERYILGLRAWDALVRGEPRQSALGFAEEALSGGMSWTDENRGFEVPAAVALLFMYCDQPRRAEELFAEGMAECEHRGWRGSHLAQGQTLLGYIRYRRGCLPEAEELVRAGLDTAERVEGAVPAQWFAIGILIQILLARGRTTDARRLADSYHYGDVVPNAVIFPDPRTVYAELLLAEGRLSEAARLLARVGNWLEGRDWHNPSWCPWQLGLASALARTAPDQAVLHAEDATKRARDFGAASAIGQALRVQAEVTGGQAGLDLHTQAVDHLERSPAAYELAHALVSHGAALVRNGRLHDAADRLYQGLEGAVHCGAEGLADRARRELSAAGLRPLPLRYPQTDILTGPERRAAEKTAQGHPATVVAKDLRITEQGVRHLLSSVYRKLGTDPAGLADALENRARPGR; translated from the coding sequence ATGGCCCATGGGCTGCGGCAACCGATCACCGAACACCGGCCTCTCCTCGAACGCGACGAGGAACTCCAGGCCATCGATCACGCACTGGCGGGACTCCGGGACACCGTGGACGGCGTGCCCCGGGTACCGCGCGGCGGGCTGCTCGCCTTCACGGGTGAGGCCGGGCTGGGCAAGACGACACTGATCGCGGCGGCGCGCGCCCGCGCCGCCGCACAGGGGTTCACGGTGTTCTCGGGCAAGGGCGGCGAGAACGAGCAGGGGCTGGCGTTCCGTGTCGTCCGTCAGGTCATGCAGCCCGTCCTGGCCCAGATGAGCGGGCCGGAGCGCCGGGATTTCCTGGGCAGTTGGTACGACATCGTCGGCGCCGCGCTCGGTCTCGAGGCGACGGACACCGCCCGGATGCCGGACCCGACCGGAGTGCGCGACGGCCTCGACTGGGTCATGACGCGCCTGACGATGCTGAACTCCCCCGTCGTTCTGCTCTTGGACGACCTGCACTGGGCCGACGCCGAATCCCTCGACTGGCTCGCGTCGTTCGCGCCCCGGGTCGCGGACCTTCCGCTCCTGGTCGTCGCGGGCTACCGGCCGGACGAACTCCCCTCCGACGCACCCTCGTTCCGCACGCTCGTCGAACGCCATGAGCAGCGCCCGCACGTCCTGTCCCCGCTCGGCGAGGCCGGTGTCGCGCGGATCATCAGGGAGGAAGTGGGCGAGGAAGCCGAGGACGAGTTCTGCGGCGCGTGCTGGACGGTCACCAACGGCAGCCCCTTCGAGACCGTCGAACTGGCCATCAGGCTCCGCGAGCGGCGGCTGCGGGGAACCCGGGACGAGGTGCCCGTGATGCGGGACCTCGCCGCGGCGGTCAAGGGCCCGGGCCTGATCGAGCGGCTCAAGCGGCTCGGGCCGAGCACGGTCCGCTTCGCGTGGGCCGGCGCCGTCCTGGGCGGGCCCTTCGAAGCGGAGGCCGCCGCCGATCTCGCGGTGGTCGGCAGCGCGGAGGCCATGGAGGCGACCGAGAAGCTGCGCGCCTGCCGCATCCTCAGGGACGCCTACGAGGCCGCGGGCGCGCTGGAGTTCGTCCATCCGCTGATCGCCACGACGGTCTACCGCGACATCCCCTCGGGCCTGCGCGTCGGCATGCACGACGCGGCCGCCAACGCCGCCCGGACGGTCGAGTCCAGCCCCACCGCCGCCGCCCGTCACCTGCTGGAGGTGCCCTGCGACGCCCGGCCCGAGACGGTCGCGTGCCTGCGCGCCGCCGCGCGGGAGTACCTCCGCGCCGGGGCCCCGGAGGCCGCCCGGCGGGTGCTGACCCGGGCGTTGCGGGAACCGCCGCCCGCCGCGGACCGCGCCGCCCTGCTGCACGAACTGGCCTCCTCGACCTTCCTGATCGAGCCCACGGCCACGGTGAGCCACCTCCGGGAGGCGCTGAAGGAACCCGGAATCGAGCCGGACCTGCGCGCCTCCATGGTCTATCTGCTGACGCAGGCGCTGGCCCACACCGACCGGCTGACCGAGGCCGCGACCGTGGCCGCCGACGAGGCGCGGCGCGCCACCAATCCGCGCGTCCGACTGCGCATGCAGGCGGATCACTTCGTCTGGAGCGCCTTCCGCGCCGACGAGCCGGACTCCTCCGCCCGCTCGCGCAGGCTGGCGAAGCTGGCCGGAATGCTGACCGGACGGGGCCTGGAGGAGCGCTACATCCTCGGTCTGCGGGCGTGGGACGCCCTGGTGCGCGGCGAGCCGCGGCAAAGCGCCCTCGGGTTTGCCGAGGAGGCGCTGAGCGGAGGGATGAGCTGGACCGACGAGAACCGCGGCTTCGAGGTGCCCGCGGCGGTCGCCCTGCTGTTCATGTACTGCGACCAGCCGCGGCGGGCCGAGGAACTCTTCGCCGAGGGGATGGCCGAGTGCGAGCACCGGGGGTGGCGGGGCTCCCATCTGGCGCAGGGCCAGACGCTGCTGGGCTACATCCGCTACCGCCGGGGCTGCCTCCCGGAGGCCGAGGAACTGGTGCGGGCCGGGCTGGACACGGCCGAGCGCGTCGAGGGAGCGGTGCCCGCGCAGTGGTTCGCCATCGGCATCCTCATCCAGATCCTGCTGGCGCGCGGGCGGACCACCGACGCGCGCCGGCTCGCCGACAGCTACCACTACGGCGACGTCGTCCCCAACGCCGTCATCTTCCCCGACCCGCGCACGGTCTACGCCGAACTGCTCCTGGCCGAGGGCCGGCTCTCCGAGGCGGCACGCCTGTTGGCCAGGGTCGGGAACTGGCTGGAGGGACGGGATTGGCACAACCCCTCCTGGTGCCCCTGGCAGCTCGGGCTGGCCTCGGCACTCGCCCGCACCGCTCCCGACCAGGCGGTGCTGCACGCCGAGGACGCCACCAAGCGAGCCCGGGACTTCGGCGCGGCGTCGGCGATCGGCCAGGCGCTGCGGGTCCAGGCGGAGGTCACGGGCGGGCAGGCGGGGCTCGATCTGCACACACAGGCCGTCGATCATCTGGAGCGGTCGCCCGCCGCGTACGAACTGGCCCACGCCCTGGTGAGCCATGGCGCCGCGCTCGTCCGCAACGGCCGGCTGCACGACGCCGCCGACCGGCTCTACCAGGGCCTGGAGGGAGCGGTGCACTGCGGTGCCGAGGGACTGGCCGACCGGGCCAGGCGGGAACTCTCCGCCGCGGGCCTGCGCCCGCTGCCCCTGCGCTACCCGCAGACGGACATACTGACGGGCCCGGAACGCCGCGCCGCCGAGAAGACAGCCCAGGGCCACCCGGCAACGGTGGTCGCGAAGGACCTGCGAATCACCGAACAGGGCGTACGCCACCTGCTGTCCTCCGTGTACCGCAAACTCGGCACGGACCCGGCGGGCCTCGCCGACGCCCTGGAGAACCGCGCCCGGCCGGGGCGGTAG
- a CDS encoding (-)-alpha-amorphene synthase, translated as MSTAHEEITLAAQEKTRAVDLRELIDANLYMPFPFERNPHALEASAGVDAWLSTWGLTDDPAVAAMISYTRPAELAACNSPSMDSGLLQIVANQIAYQFVFDDRAEDVGRRSPARLLPMLSESIAILRDGRPPTTPLGAALTDLYRQVRERCTPDQAARWAWYSREYVHGLLYEAVAQVDSDPVGSGLCRDIRSLIAGVQPFYPLCEAAQPCELTPQEIHHPVMRRLSRLSADAAVWIPDLFSAVKEQRAGGMINLALAYQRTHRCSLPVAVTLAARHINRTIREFEELYGEIGPELSPSGVGYVEGMAGWIRGCYFWSRTVPRYADTMAAPAGL; from the coding sequence TGAGGAAATAACGCTCGCCGCGCAGGAGAAAACTCGGGCGGTCGATCTGCGGGAACTGATCGACGCGAACCTCTACATGCCGTTCCCGTTCGAACGCAATCCCCACGCCTTGGAAGCGTCGGCGGGCGTCGACGCATGGCTGAGTACCTGGGGGCTGACCGACGACCCGGCGGTGGCGGCCATGATCTCCTACACACGTCCCGCCGAACTCGCCGCCTGCAACAGTCCGTCCATGGATTCCGGGCTCCTCCAGATCGTGGCCAATCAGATCGCCTACCAGTTCGTCTTCGACGACCGGGCGGAGGACGTCGGGCGGCGCTCGCCCGCCCGGCTGCTGCCCATGCTGAGCGAGAGCATCGCGATCCTGCGCGACGGCCGCCCGCCCACCACCCCGCTCGGGGCGGCCCTGACCGACCTGTACCGACAGGTCCGGGAGCGGTGCACACCCGATCAGGCCGCGCGCTGGGCCTGGTACAGCCGTGAGTATGTGCACGGCCTCCTGTACGAGGCGGTGGCCCAGGTCGACTCCGACCCGGTGGGCAGCGGACTGTGCCGGGACATTCGTTCCCTCATCGCCGGCGTCCAGCCGTTCTACCCGCTGTGCGAGGCCGCGCAGCCGTGCGAACTGACGCCGCAGGAGATCCACCACCCCGTCATGCGACGCCTGAGCCGGTTGTCGGCCGACGCGGCGGTGTGGATACCCGACCTCTTCTCCGCGGTGAAGGAACAGCGCGCGGGCGGCATGATCAACCTGGCCCTCGCCTACCAGAGGACCCACCGGTGCTCCCTGCCGGTGGCCGTCACCCTGGCCGCACGGCACATCAACCGCACGATCCGCGAGTTCGAGGAGCTCTACGGCGAGATCGGGCCGGAGCTGAGCCCGTCCGGCGTCGGCTATGTGGAGGGCATGGCCGGCTGGATCCGCGGTTGCTACTTCTGGTCCCGCACCGTGCCGCGGTACGCCGACACGATGGCGGCACCCGCAGGGCTCTGA